The following are encoded in a window of Planctomycetaceae bacterium genomic DNA:
- a CDS encoding SGNH/GDSL hydrolase family protein, whose product MILNHGQACGEDVSFPLRAKRILFLGDSITHAGGFVNCIEAQMRLQHVNPMPEIVNIGLSSETCSGLSEPDHPFPRPNVHERLARALEMVSPDVVVACYGMNDGIYYPLSTPRFDAYKAGVRSLIEKVHAAGAKLVLLTPPPFDAVPLEDSGKLRPDGQAKYSYFAMYEDYDSVLEEYARWIVEEPLNVEMVIDVHTPFLNALTQRRQQDPKYTMSPDGIHPNADGHQVLADSVLAAWGLKSKPRPSTELMSVMNHRGALLHNAWLSHVGHQRPGVKEGLPIDVARMQAADLLQKADEIIKLQSDVH is encoded by the coding sequence GTGATCCTGAATCACGGTCAGGCCTGCGGCGAAGATGTCAGCTTTCCCCTTCGGGCGAAAAGAATTCTGTTCCTCGGCGATTCGATCACTCATGCGGGTGGTTTTGTGAATTGCATCGAGGCTCAGATGCGTCTTCAGCATGTCAACCCGATGCCGGAAATCGTCAACATCGGTTTGAGCAGCGAAACATGCAGTGGTTTATCTGAGCCGGATCATCCTTTTCCGCGTCCGAATGTTCACGAACGACTCGCACGTGCGTTGGAAATGGTTTCCCCGGATGTCGTCGTTGCCTGTTACGGTATGAACGATGGGATTTATTACCCGCTGTCCACGCCGCGTTTTGATGCCTACAAGGCTGGCGTCAGAAGTCTGATAGAAAAGGTGCACGCAGCCGGCGCAAAACTCGTGCTGCTTACGCCTCCACCGTTTGATGCCGTTCCTTTGGAAGATTCCGGAAAACTACGACCCGACGGCCAGGCAAAATATTCTTATTTCGCGATGTATGAAGACTACGATTCGGTGCTGGAGGAGTATGCGCGCTGGATTGTCGAGGAGCCCCTGAATGTCGAGATGGTGATCGATGTGCATACTCCTTTTTTGAACGCGTTGACGCAGAGGCGACAGCAGGACCCGAAATACACGATGTCACCGGATGGTATTCACCCGAATGCGGACGGGCACCAGGTTCTGGCGGACTCTGTTCTGGCCGCCTGGGGACTAAAATCGAAGCCCAGACCTTCCACTGAACTGATGAGCGTGATGAATCACCGCGGCGCACTGTTGCATAATGCCTGGCTTTCTCATGTGGGGCATCAGCGTCCGGGAGTGAAAGAAGGCCTTCCTATTGACGTTGCAAGAATGCAGGCTGCCGATCTGCTGCAGAAGGCCGATGAAATCATAAAGCTGCAATCAGACGTCCACTAA
- the typA gene encoding translational GTPase TypA produces MSTALDPATDETVSSTERRPDIRNIAIIAHVDHGKTSLVDCLIKQSGAFRDNQNVGTCILDSNDQERERGITILAKNIAMMYQGVRVNIIDTPGHADFGGEVERVLKMADGALLLVDAFEGPRPQTRFVLQKALECGLSLMVVINKIDRPNCRPDEVLSHTFDLLVELGADDKTLDFPYIFTSAINGYATHDPTTPGEDIRPLLDMVLERIPGPVVRPADPLQMMVTSLEWSKYVGRIATGRIAAGKLKTGQQIALMRADGKKEMAKVDQVQLFSNLGRVDAEEAQAGDIVAVVGLPDPEIGDTIADPANPVALQRIAVDEPTLSMKFTINSSPLAGQHGKFVTSRNLRDRLFRELQSNVALRVEETGDKDSFKVSGRGILHLAVLIESMRREGYELSVGKPEVIIKEIDGKKCEPYEHLVVDVPSTDVGPVMELVGARRGQATEMTTSDTGMTHLEFAIPARGLIGMRTRMLNATKGEAIMHHRFQAYRPMEGDIATRQNGVLISQESGKSVGYALWKLQERAELFIGPGEDVYEGMIIGENARDNDMTVNPIREKKLTNIRSSGADDAILLRPPRDITLELALEYIEADEYVEITPKVIRLRKVHLTENERKRLNRNK; encoded by the coding sequence ATGTCTACCGCTCTTGATCCCGCTACGGATGAAACCGTGTCATCAACTGAACGCCGCCCCGATATCCGCAACATCGCAATTATTGCCCACGTTGACCATGGCAAAACGTCGCTTGTTGACTGCCTGATCAAACAAAGCGGTGCCTTCCGCGACAACCAGAATGTCGGCACCTGCATTCTGGACAGCAACGATCAGGAACGGGAACGAGGCATTACGATTCTGGCCAAGAACATCGCGATGATGTACCAGGGTGTCAGAGTCAACATCATCGACACTCCCGGGCACGCAGACTTTGGAGGCGAAGTTGAACGCGTCCTGAAAATGGCAGACGGAGCTCTGCTGCTTGTCGACGCCTTCGAAGGGCCTCGACCGCAAACACGTTTCGTTCTGCAGAAAGCTCTGGAATGCGGTTTGTCGCTGATGGTGGTGATCAACAAGATCGACCGACCAAACTGCCGACCCGACGAAGTTCTGTCCCACACTTTCGACCTGCTGGTTGAACTTGGCGCTGACGACAAGACCCTTGATTTTCCATACATCTTCACCAGTGCCATCAACGGATACGCAACACACGATCCTACAACGCCCGGCGAAGATATCCGCCCGTTGCTGGACATGGTGCTGGAACGTATCCCCGGCCCGGTTGTGCGTCCGGCGGACCCTCTGCAGATGATGGTCACTTCGCTGGAATGGTCCAAGTACGTCGGTCGAATTGCGACCGGGCGCATTGCTGCCGGCAAGCTGAAGACCGGTCAGCAAATCGCTCTCATGCGTGCTGATGGCAAGAAGGAGATGGCGAAAGTCGATCAGGTCCAGTTGTTCAGCAACCTCGGACGTGTCGATGCCGAAGAAGCCCAGGCGGGCGATATCGTTGCTGTGGTTGGTCTGCCCGACCCGGAAATCGGTGACACAATCGCCGATCCGGCGAATCCCGTGGCACTACAGCGCATCGCGGTCGATGAACCCACCCTTTCGATGAAGTTTACCATCAACAGTTCACCACTCGCCGGCCAGCATGGCAAGTTTGTGACGAGTCGTAATCTGCGTGACCGACTCTTCCGCGAACTCCAGTCCAACGTGGCGCTGCGAGTTGAAGAAACGGGCGATAAAGATTCGTTCAAGGTTTCCGGTCGAGGCATCCTGCATCTTGCCGTACTGATCGAATCCATGCGACGAGAGGGTTACGAACTGTCTGTCGGTAAACCTGAAGTCATCATCAAGGAAATCGATGGCAAGAAGTGTGAACCATACGAACACCTGGTGGTCGATGTGCCGTCAACTGATGTTGGTCCCGTGATGGAACTGGTTGGTGCCCGCCGTGGACAAGCCACGGAAATGACAACATCCGACACCGGCATGACCCACCTGGAATTTGCCATTCCGGCACGTGGCCTGATTGGCATGCGAACTCGAATGCTGAATGCCACCAAAGGTGAAGCAATTATGCATCATCGATTCCAGGCCTATCGTCCGATGGAAGGTGACATCGCCACTCGACAAAATGGTGTGCTGATCTCGCAGGAATCCGGAAAATCAGTTGGCTACGCTCTTTGGAAACTTCAGGAACGTGCTGAATTGTTCATCGGGCCAGGCGAAGATGTGTACGAAGGCATGATCATCGGCGAAAACGCTCGCGACAATGACATGACTGTCAATCCGATTCGAGAAAAGAAGCTGACGAATATTCGCTCCTCGGGAGCTGACGACGCCATTCTGCTTCGTCCACCACGCGACATTACGCTGGAACTTGCCCTCGAATACATCGAAGCCGACGAGTACGTCGAAATCACGCCTAAGGTCATTCGCCTGCGAAAAGTGCACCTGACCGAAAACGAACGAAAGCGACTGAACCGGAACAAATAG
- a CDS encoding VWA domain-containing protein, with translation MTTLRFIGELPLWFGLLLAMCISTVSWLYYQRDCKELSRRLRWILPSLRSMAFFLGVIVLTGPVLHHKQITGEPGKVTILIDQSESMSLRDRHMSLSRKFLIAEQQGWLSSGVVDHTVPKIIQGLNDAVQQAGNQVHSLPPEASVLPESLQDQKSSRERTTAMDQIRRNAATALNELPVELRASLTAELLARAERLVNSNPAPIAADSLDGHQKALEDAIETAYQLQTEITRLFENQLTTRIQSSDPALKSAIAMFDESSRWDRLIQLINRDNADLLKQLSAEHEVQIFAVTNSKATDGRTGKRLLPWNTVDGIQPGPTSDKLGDFSPVTDLATPLSLKDTSATATDPDAQAPARDNTPKSTVILMTDGQHNAGPSAIRAAQILKTEGSHLFTVAVGADQPATDLAVTSVEHPDSVFRTDDVHGTLVLKDRMPAGQPMVIELTHGNTVVWREELLSQNLSQRRVDFQFNAKQIAESVQQQSASDINQHVVPVELTARIIPQRDEAEIRNNAITMRLALVMQSQRILILDGRSRWETRYLRNVFDRDEQWFVNTVIPGNPAEASTLPRGKQPGQFPLSRDELFGYDVVVFGDISPELFESAELKWIREFVELRGGGIIFIDGQRQSLRRLSEADLQSLLPIEWTGLADVTSIPSDSKWQLNLTEAGSEESAFSLQTDAQNNRQFWSELPGPHVINQVLALPGSTTLVSAVTVGNSNPVPAIVTRQFGAGRVLYLAFDETWRWRYKAADTWHQKIWNQLARMVMPPVFASSDEYLSIDTGAVSYQSGAPVDIRIRLKNPDGSPATALAPDALLSIGNRIVSEVSLTEDTRVPGVYRGRATGLADGDYEVSVRASGFTQAALKARGRFTVLPVVSGEMTETSANESLLHQMAFVSGGTFLREEQLSELPDRLRPFSHGKIIESETEIWQTYWWFSAIIALLTAEWALRKRAGLL, from the coding sequence ATGACAACGCTCCGGTTCATCGGGGAACTGCCGTTATGGTTTGGACTGCTGCTGGCAATGTGCATCAGCACGGTTTCCTGGCTTTATTATCAGCGTGACTGCAAAGAACTTTCCCGCCGACTTCGATGGATACTTCCGTCTCTTCGGTCGATGGCGTTCTTTCTGGGAGTCATCGTACTAACGGGGCCGGTCCTGCATCACAAACAGATCACAGGAGAACCAGGCAAAGTCACCATTCTGATCGATCAGTCAGAGAGCATGTCGCTGCGGGACCGTCACATGTCGCTCAGCCGAAAGTTTCTGATAGCGGAACAACAGGGCTGGCTCAGCAGCGGAGTGGTTGATCACACCGTCCCGAAAATCATTCAGGGTCTCAACGATGCCGTTCAACAGGCAGGTAACCAGGTTCATTCGCTGCCGCCGGAAGCATCCGTGCTGCCGGAGAGCCTGCAGGACCAGAAATCCTCCCGGGAAAGGACGACAGCGATGGACCAGATTCGCCGGAACGCTGCGACCGCCCTGAACGAATTGCCAGTCGAACTGCGCGCATCGTTGACCGCTGAGTTGCTTGCCCGGGCCGAACGCCTTGTGAATTCGAATCCGGCACCCATCGCCGCAGATTCGCTCGACGGCCATCAGAAAGCACTCGAAGATGCCATCGAAACAGCCTATCAGCTTCAGACCGAGATCACCCGGCTGTTTGAAAACCAATTGACAACCCGGATCCAGTCCAGTGACCCTGCGTTAAAGTCCGCGATCGCAATGTTTGATGAATCGTCGCGGTGGGACCGTCTTATTCAACTCATCAACCGTGACAACGCGGATCTGCTGAAACAATTGAGTGCCGAGCATGAAGTACAGATCTTTGCAGTAACAAACTCAAAGGCCACCGATGGCCGAACAGGGAAAAGGCTTCTGCCATGGAATACAGTCGATGGCATCCAGCCTGGGCCGACGTCTGACAAGCTCGGCGACTTTTCGCCCGTCACAGATCTCGCTACACCACTCAGCCTGAAAGATACGTCCGCCACGGCGACTGATCCGGATGCACAGGCACCAGCCCGGGACAACACTCCGAAGTCGACCGTCATTCTGATGACGGATGGTCAGCACAATGCCGGACCGTCGGCAATCCGCGCGGCACAAATTCTGAAAACGGAAGGAAGCCATCTGTTCACTGTGGCAGTCGGCGCTGACCAGCCTGCAACCGATCTTGCTGTCACATCAGTGGAACATCCGGATTCCGTTTTCAGAACAGATGATGTTCATGGCACTCTCGTCTTAAAAGATCGCATGCCCGCAGGCCAGCCGATGGTCATTGAACTCACCCACGGCAACACAGTCGTCTGGCGTGAGGAATTGTTGTCGCAAAATCTATCGCAGCGACGCGTCGATTTTCAGTTCAATGCGAAACAGATTGCGGAGTCAGTCCAACAACAATCGGCATCAGATATCAATCAGCATGTCGTCCCGGTTGAACTGACCGCGAGAATTATTCCACAACGCGACGAAGCAGAAATTCGAAACAATGCCATCACCATGCGATTGGCGCTTGTGATGCAGAGCCAGCGAATCCTGATTCTGGATGGTCGTTCCCGGTGGGAAACACGCTACCTGCGAAACGTATTCGATCGCGATGAACAATGGTTTGTGAACACCGTCATTCCAGGAAATCCCGCGGAGGCGTCGACATTGCCCCGAGGGAAACAGCCCGGCCAGTTCCCTTTATCACGCGACGAACTGTTTGGATATGACGTCGTCGTCTTTGGCGATATCTCACCCGAGTTGTTTGAATCGGCGGAATTGAAATGGATTCGTGAATTCGTCGAATTGCGTGGAGGCGGAATTATCTTTATCGATGGGCAGCGCCAGTCACTTCGAAGACTCAGTGAAGCTGACCTCCAAAGCCTGCTGCCCATTGAGTGGACCGGGCTGGCAGATGTGACATCGATTCCCTCTGATTCAAAATGGCAGCTGAATCTCACCGAAGCCGGCTCAGAAGAATCCGCGTTCAGCCTTCAAACCGACGCACAGAACAACAGACAATTCTGGAGCGAATTGCCCGGACCTCACGTGATCAATCAGGTACTGGCACTACCGGGCAGCACGACGCTCGTTTCTGCCGTGACCGTCGGCAATTCAAATCCGGTTCCGGCGATCGTCACACGGCAGTTCGGAGCGGGTCGCGTCCTGTATCTGGCCTTCGATGAAACATGGCGGTGGCGTTACAAAGCCGCGGACACCTGGCACCAGAAAATATGGAACCAGCTTGCACGTATGGTGATGCCGCCCGTCTTTGCATCCAGTGATGAATACCTGTCGATCGATACAGGTGCCGTGAGCTATCAATCCGGTGCGCCGGTCGATATTCGGATTCGACTGAAAAATCCCGATGGTTCCCCCGCTACAGCGCTCGCCCCCGATGCGTTGCTATCCATCGGGAATCGGATCGTGTCAGAAGTCTCGCTCACAGAAGACACCCGTGTACCGGGTGTTTATCGCGGCCGGGCAACGGGACTGGCGGATGGCGATTATGAAGTGTCGGTCAGAGCATCCGGGTTCACACAAGCCGCCCTGAAAGCGCGAGGACGATTTACGGTACTGCCAGTTGTCTCGGGCGAAATGACCGAAACCTCCGCAAACGAATCTCTGCTGCACCAAATGGCATTCGTTTCAGGTGGTACGTTTCTTCGAGAAGAACAGCTCTCAGAACTTCCAGACCGGTTGAGACCATTCAGCCATGGGAAGATCATCGAATCAGAAACCGAAATCTGGCAAACCTATTGGTGGTTTTCAGCCATCATCGCACTACTGACTGCAGAATGGGCGTTACGCAAACGTGCGGGCCTTCTTTGA
- the plsY gene encoding glycerol-3-phosphate 1-O-acyltransferase PlsY codes for MQTTVFCIAGLLIGGIPFGYLVGRVVLKDDIRRHGSGNIGATNVGRVLGWKWGSLVLVLDALKGLIPTLTARFMGDDLAFSGVIDDLQQSASSHRLINLALATGVCAIIGHMYPVYLKLRGGKGVATALGVVLVVAPWASLAGLCAFAIVVGMSRIVALASICAAAAFAIAQLWMIGSSAFRPDALPLTLFSIGVPGLIIWRHRSNILRLLRGDEKAFKAGGTPGQAETSPE; via the coding sequence ATGCAGACAACCGTTTTCTGTATCGCAGGTCTCCTGATTGGCGGTATCCCTTTTGGGTACCTTGTGGGCCGTGTTGTGCTGAAAGACGACATTCGTCGGCACGGCAGTGGAAATATCGGCGCGACAAATGTTGGCCGCGTGCTGGGCTGGAAATGGGGAAGTCTGGTTCTGGTCCTTGATGCACTGAAAGGGCTGATTCCCACGCTCACAGCCCGCTTTATGGGAGACGACCTGGCTTTTTCCGGGGTAATCGATGATCTGCAGCAATCCGCATCCTCCCACAGACTCATCAATCTCGCTCTCGCAACAGGCGTGTGTGCGATCATCGGCCACATGTATCCGGTGTATCTGAAACTACGAGGTGGCAAGGGGGTTGCAACAGCGCTGGGGGTCGTGCTGGTCGTGGCTCCCTGGGCCAGTCTTGCCGGATTGTGCGCTTTTGCAATCGTCGTCGGAATGTCTCGAATCGTGGCCCTGGCGTCGATCTGCGCGGCGGCCGCTTTTGCAATCGCTCAACTCTGGATGATTGGCAGTTCCGCGTTTCGCCCGGACGCACTACCACTGACACTTTTTTCGATTGGGGTGCCCGGTCTGATCATCTGGCGGCATCGTTCAAACATCCTCCGGCTATTGCGCGGCGATGAAAAAGCGTTCAAGGCTGGTGGAACCCCGGGCCAGGCGGAAACAAGTCCCGAATGA
- the mqnB gene encoding futalosine hydrolase: MSDLLILIPTEYEAQTLVPALPSSCLPPNTITEICGFGPVAAGIRTAQLLARHGPRQCILAGIAGRYSPHLEIGAAYSFSSSSLTGIGAGSGSEFRSATEMGWKQWQVSAEIPNEDMFALSQPKGIAEAGLLLTVCAAAATADEVRQRLNYYPEAVAEDMEGYAVAMACYAANVTVSIVRGISNQAGNRDQSHWKTKEALVSVAQALGSCLRQPIPEPTSPE; encoded by the coding sequence ATGAGCGATCTCCTGATTCTGATTCCGACCGAGTATGAAGCGCAGACGCTTGTCCCAGCTCTGCCATCGTCGTGTCTCCCACCGAACACAATCACTGAAATCTGCGGATTCGGTCCCGTTGCCGCTGGCATCAGAACGGCTCAGTTGCTTGCCCGGCATGGGCCACGCCAATGTATTCTCGCAGGCATCGCCGGCCGATACTCGCCACACCTGGAGATCGGGGCTGCCTATAGCTTCAGTTCCAGCAGCCTGACCGGGATCGGCGCTGGTTCGGGGAGCGAGTTTCGTTCCGCGACAGAAATGGGCTGGAAGCAGTGGCAGGTATCTGCGGAAATCCCGAACGAAGACATGTTTGCCCTGTCGCAACCGAAAGGGATTGCTGAAGCGGGTCTTCTGCTCACCGTTTGTGCCGCTGCCGCAACGGCTGATGAAGTCCGACAACGCCTGAACTACTATCCCGAAGCCGTCGCAGAAGATATGGAAGGCTATGCAGTCGCCATGGCCTGCTATGCCGCGAATGTGACCGTCAGCATCGTCAGAGGAATCTCCAATCAGGCCGGAAACCGTGATCAAAGCCACTGGAAAACCAAAGAGGCCCTTGTGTCGGTGGCACAAGCGTTGGGCTCCTGCCTGCGACAGCCCATACCGGAGCCAACATCACCAGAGTAG
- a CDS encoding LysM peptidoglycan-binding domain-containing protein — protein MHPDRKIGFAMGILLIGIVGALFFRNEPLVMDEVPTVRREKQLNEQLRARDVSVYLNDESAEDIPISSGDSPRWTLQNLVEDLSSRNDGVPLPVGISEKIAKSDSAAPASLEEPLSIEASESADTDPAAREPVRIAMGEGLKDRPLPPLMPQLKNSDTVPSKNADTAETDGELFPGLEQTKAADVGIVPAGDFEEYTVRYGDTLSHIAERFLGSQSRFQEIFEANRDRISAPDKLQVGKSLRIPRK, from the coding sequence ATGCATCCTGATCGAAAAATTGGGTTTGCGATGGGGATACTCCTGATCGGCATCGTGGGAGCTTTGTTCTTTCGGAACGAGCCGCTTGTGATGGACGAGGTGCCCACCGTGCGCCGAGAAAAGCAGCTGAATGAACAGTTGCGTGCCCGTGATGTCTCCGTGTACCTGAACGATGAATCCGCCGAAGACATTCCAATTTCTTCCGGTGATTCTCCACGCTGGACTCTTCAGAATCTGGTAGAAGATTTGAGTTCACGAAATGATGGTGTGCCGCTCCCCGTGGGAATATCGGAGAAAATCGCGAAGTCAGATTCTGCGGCGCCGGCCAGTTTGGAAGAGCCGCTGTCGATTGAAGCTTCCGAGAGTGCTGATACCGATCCAGCGGCTCGCGAGCCTGTCCGCATCGCCATGGGGGAAGGCCTGAAAGATCGCCCGCTCCCGCCACTCATGCCTCAGCTGAAGAACTCAGACACGGTTCCGAGCAAGAACGCAGATACTGCCGAGACGGATGGGGAACTGTTTCCGGGTCTCGAGCAGACGAAAGCAGCAGACGTCGGAATAGTGCCTGCAGGGGATTTCGAGGAGTACACGGTCCGATACGGCGACACACTGTCTCACATTGCTGAACGGTTTCTTGGTTCGCAGTCGCGGTTTCAGGAGATCTTCGAAGCGAACCGCGATCGTATTTCCGCACCGGATAAGCTGCAGGTTGGCAAGTCGTTGAGGATACCTCGAAAGTAA